Proteins encoded in a region of the Geobacillus genomosp. 3 genome:
- the pta gene encoding phosphate acetyltransferase → MANDLFTALKVKVDGTGRKIVFPEGTDDRILTAASRLAAEQVLQPIVLGDEQAVRVKAAALDLPLEGVEIVNPRRYGGFDELVSAFVARRKGKVTEEAARKLLLDENYFGTMLVYTGAADGLVSGAAHSTADTVRPALQIIKTKPGIRKTSGVFIMVRGEEKYVFADCAINIAPDSQDLAEIAVESARTANMFGLTPRVAMLSFSTKGSASSPETEKVAEAVRLAKEMAPDLIVDGEFQFDAAFVPEVAKKKAPDSPIQGDANVFIFPSLEAGNIGYKIAQRLGGFEAVGPILQGLNKPVNDLSRGCSAEDAYKLALITAAQSLGE, encoded by the coding sequence GTGGCAAACGATTTATTTACGGCATTAAAGGTGAAAGTTGACGGCACCGGGCGGAAAATTGTATTTCCGGAAGGAACGGATGACCGCATTTTGACGGCGGCGAGCCGTTTGGCGGCAGAGCAAGTGCTTCAGCCGATCGTCCTTGGCGATGAGCAAGCAGTAAGGGTGAAAGCAGCTGCGCTTGACTTGCCGCTTGAAGGGGTGGAGATTGTCAATCCGCGCCGCTATGGCGGGTTTGATGAGCTCGTTTCCGCGTTTGTCGCGCGTCGGAAAGGGAAAGTGACGGAAGAAGCGGCACGCAAACTGCTTCTGGATGAGAACTATTTTGGGACGATGCTTGTCTATACAGGGGCAGCCGACGGCCTTGTCAGCGGGGCGGCCCACTCGACGGCCGATACGGTCCGCCCGGCGCTGCAAATTATTAAAACGAAACCAGGCATCCGCAAAACGTCCGGCGTGTTCATCATGGTGCGCGGCGAGGAAAAATATGTGTTTGCCGATTGCGCCATTAACATCGCCCCGGACAGCCAAGACTTAGCCGAAATTGCGGTCGAGAGCGCCCGCACGGCGAACATGTTCGGCCTCACGCCGCGCGTTGCGATGCTCAGCTTTTCGACGAAAGGGTCGGCCTCGTCGCCGGAGACGGAAAAAGTGGCGGAAGCGGTGCGGCTGGCGAAAGAAATGGCGCCGGACCTCATCGTTGACGGCGAGTTCCAATTTGACGCCGCCTTCGTCCCGGAAGTGGCGAAAAAGAAAGCGCCCGATTCCCCGATTCAAGGCGACGCGAACGTCTTCATTTTCCCGAGCCTTGAGGCGGGCAACATCGGCTACAAAATCGCCCAACGCCTCGGCGGCTTTGAAGCGGTCGGTCCGATTTTGCAAGGGCTGAACAAGCCGGTCAACGACTTATCGCGCGGCTGCAGCGCCGAAGACGCCTATAAGCTCGCGCTCATCACCGCGGCGCAGTCGCTCGGGGAGTAA
- the hemQ gene encoding hydrogen peroxide-dependent heme synthase, whose protein sequence is MSEAAQTLDGWYCLHDFRTIDWSAWKTLTNEERQAAIDEFLALVDQWEATESEQQGSHAIYTIVGQKADILFMILRPTLDELHDIETALNKTKLAEYLLPAYSYVSVVELSNYLASGSEDPYQIPEVRRRLYPILPKTNYICFYPMDKRRQGQDNWYMLSMEQRRELMRAHGMTGRKYAGKVTQIITGSVGLDDFEWGVTLFSDDALQFKKLVYEMRFDEVSARFGEFGSFFVGTRLPVEKVSSFFHV, encoded by the coding sequence ATGAGCGAAGCGGCCCAAACGTTAGACGGTTGGTATTGTTTGCACGACTTCCGCACAATCGACTGGAGCGCGTGGAAAACATTGACAAACGAAGAACGCCAAGCGGCGATTGATGAGTTTTTGGCGCTCGTCGATCAATGGGAAGCGACGGAAAGCGAACAGCAAGGCAGCCATGCCATCTACACGATCGTCGGACAGAAAGCGGATATACTGTTTATGATTTTGCGCCCGACACTTGATGAACTTCATGATATTGAAACGGCGCTCAATAAAACAAAGCTCGCCGAGTATTTGCTGCCGGCGTATTCGTACGTCTCGGTCGTGGAGCTAAGCAACTACTTGGCGTCCGGCAGCGAAGACCCGTATCAAATTCCGGAAGTGCGCCGGCGCCTGTACCCGATTTTGCCGAAAACGAACTACATTTGCTTCTACCCGATGGACAAGCGGCGCCAAGGCCAAGATAACTGGTATATGCTCTCAATGGAACAGCGGCGCGAACTCATGCGCGCCCACGGCATGACCGGCCGGAAATACGCCGGCAAAGTGACGCAAATCATCACCGGGTCGGTCGGTTTGGATGATTTCGAATGGGGCGTCACGTTGTTCTCCGATGATGCGCTCCAGTTCAAAAAGCTCGTTTATGAAATGCGCTTTGACGAAGTCAGCGCCCGCTTTGGCGAGTTTGGTTCGTTTTTCGTCGGCACCCGCTTGCCGGTGGAAAAAGTTTCTTCATTCTTCCATGTATAA
- a CDS encoding cell wall hydrolase: protein MGQIAPSIVAHTEEEVKLLARLMRAEAEGDGRLGMLMVGNVGVNRVIADCLDFRGIRSIRQMVFQSPGGFEAVQKGYFYQRAREVDIGLARQVLRGWRYHPATNALWFFRPPEGEPCPPQWFNQWNVGRYKSHCFFAPTPSDCPRVY from the coding sequence ATGGGTCAGATCGCTCCCTCCATTGTAGCCCACACAGAAGAGGAAGTAAAGTTGCTGGCTCGGCTCATGCGAGCTGAAGCGGAAGGAGACGGGCGGCTTGGGATGCTCATGGTCGGCAACGTCGGCGTCAACCGCGTCATCGCCGACTGCCTTGACTTCCGCGGCATCCGCTCCATCCGGCAAATGGTGTTCCAAAGCCCGGGCGGCTTTGAGGCGGTGCAAAAAGGGTACTTTTACCAACGGGCGCGCGAAGTGGATATCGGACTAGCCCGCCAAGTGCTCCGCGGTTGGCGCTATCACCCGGCGACAAACGCGCTTTGGTTTTTCCGTCCGCCTGAAGGCGAGCCTTGCCCGCCGCAATGGTTCAACCAATGGAACGTCGGCCGCTACAAGTCGCACTGTTTCTTCGCGCCGACTCCATCCGATTGTCCGCGCGTTTATTAA
- the gerQ gene encoding spore coat protein GerQ, translating to MSNHTENNFYPLDEEQQYHYYAPFDPERQQPYAAYPYGYPYPQPYYPAAYPYAYYPPTAAAPTFGLQAPTFAAPTPTPTTAAAPATAGPTVPGMLPIEESYIENILRLNKGKIATVYATFENNREWNAKVFRGVIEAAGRDHVILSDPQTGTRYLIPMIYLDYVTFEGEIAYEYPFAGPTAAAATPLATYTPR from the coding sequence ATGTCCAACCATACAGAAAACAATTTCTATCCGCTTGATGAGGAACAGCAATACCATTACTATGCGCCGTTCGACCCGGAGCGGCAGCAACCGTATGCGGCTTATCCGTACGGTTACCCGTATCCGCAGCCGTACTATCCGGCGGCGTACCCGTATGCCTATTACCCGCCGACGGCTGCTGCGCCGACCTTTGGTTTGCAAGCACCGACGTTTGCCGCCCCGACGCCGACACCGACCACCGCCGCTGCACCCGCCACCGCCGGCCCGACTGTTCCGGGGATGCTGCCGATCGAAGAATCGTACATTGAAAACATTTTGCGGCTAAATAAAGGAAAAATCGCCACCGTCTATGCGACGTTTGAAAACAACCGTGAGTGGAATGCGAAAGTGTTCCGCGGCGTCATTGAAGCAGCCGGGCGCGACCATGTCATCTTAAGCGATCCGCAAACGGGAACGCGCTATCTAATCCCTATGATTTATCTTGATTACGTCACGTTTGAAGGCGAAATCGCCTATGAATATCCGTTTGCCGGCCCGACGGCTGCGGCCGCGACACCGCTCGCCACATATACCCCGCGCTGA
- a CDS encoding prenyltransferase has protein sequence MSHKHHNESQPLFYRFSWLHLMRPPTWSGTISPVLAAAAFAAKKASMRPGALLTMLIASVLIQSAVNMLNDYFDRLRGQDGDKWTDTPGHGPAHRLIPAAAGVMLVAAGALGGYLAWQSHIAVAWVGVVAIACGIAYSAGPRPLAALGLGELTAAICMGPVITMLAYAVHGHAPDAAVFALSIPFAFLIASMILTNNIRDIEKDRPFRRTLAMRLGRRNAVRLLVLLLVSAYLSIAALIVWHVVPLFAAMTGLALPLAIRLCLCFRPGASQAEQANGMKWAARHHWAAGLLLALSLWLSL, from the coding sequence TTGAGCCATAAACATCACAACGAAAGCCAACCGCTGTTTTACCGTTTTTCATGGCTTCACTTAATGCGCCCGCCGACATGGAGCGGGACGATCAGCCCTGTGCTGGCTGCTGCCGCGTTTGCAGCGAAAAAGGCGAGTATGCGGCCCGGCGCGTTGTTGACTATGCTCATCGCCTCTGTCTTGATCCAATCGGCCGTCAACATGCTCAATGACTATTTTGACCGGCTGCGCGGCCAAGACGGCGACAAATGGACGGACACCCCCGGCCATGGCCCTGCCCACCGGCTGATTCCCGCCGCCGCTGGCGTCATGCTCGTTGCCGCCGGCGCCTTGGGCGGGTATTTGGCATGGCAAAGCCATATAGCCGTCGCATGGGTCGGCGTTGTCGCCATCGCATGCGGGATCGCCTACTCGGCGGGGCCGCGCCCGCTCGCTGCGCTTGGGTTGGGCGAGTTAACCGCTGCCATCTGCATGGGTCCGGTCATCACGATGCTCGCCTATGCCGTACACGGCCATGCGCCCGACGCTGCTGTGTTCGCCTTGTCCATCCCGTTTGCCTTCCTCATTGCCTCAATGATTTTGACGAACAATATCCGCGACATCGAAAAAGACCGGCCGTTTCGCCGCACATTGGCCATGCGGCTCGGGCGGAGAAACGCGGTGCGCCTGCTTGTGCTTCTTCTCGTCTCCGCCTATTTATCGATTGCTGCCTTGATCGTTTGGCATGTCGTCCCTTTGTTTGCCGCGATGACAGGGCTTGCGCTGCCGCTTGCTATCCGTCTTTGCCTCTGTTTCCGTCCGGGGGCTAGCCAAGCTGAACAAGCGAACGGCATGAAATGGGCGGCCCGGCATCATTGGGCGGCGGGGCTATTGTTAGCGCTCAGTTTGTGGCTTTCCTTATAA
- a CDS encoding DUF423 domain-containing protein: MKTFIFLGALNAFLAVALGAFGAHGLEGKIPDRYLDTWKTAVQYQMFHAAGLFIVGLLLGKVPNAGLIGAAGWVMFAGIVLFSGSLYVLSVTQIKPLGAITPFGGVAFLIAWVMIGYAALKWL, encoded by the coding sequence ATGAAAACGTTCATCTTCCTCGGCGCGCTCAACGCGTTTTTGGCTGTGGCGTTGGGAGCGTTTGGCGCGCACGGGTTGGAGGGAAAAATTCCGGATCGGTATTTGGACACGTGGAAAACGGCGGTTCAATACCAGATGTTTCATGCGGCCGGGCTGTTTATCGTCGGACTTTTGCTTGGCAAGGTGCCAAACGCCGGGCTGATCGGCGCGGCCGGCTGGGTGATGTTTGCCGGCATTGTGCTGTTCTCCGGCAGCTTATACGTGTTGAGTGTCACGCAAATCAAGCCGCTCGGTGCGATCACCCCGTTTGGCGGCGTCGCCTTTTTGATCGCCTGGGTGATGATCGGCTATGCGGCGTTGAAATGGCTATAA
- a CDS encoding flavin reductase family protein → MIETKDLRKCFGKFATGVTVITYNSPEGPRGMTANSFTSVSLEPPLILVSVDRKTKASQYMSGNSFAVNILRTEQKELSNHFAGKPNPQLSIPWAEGECAPYLEGSLAVIECAPWREYDGGDHILFLGEVKRYTYEDGDALGFFCGRYVDVKKPEEM, encoded by the coding sequence ATGATCGAAACGAAAGATTTGCGGAAATGTTTTGGGAAGTTTGCGACCGGTGTCACTGTGATTACGTACAATAGTCCGGAGGGACCGCGGGGGATGACTGCCAACTCTTTTACATCTGTCTCCCTTGAGCCTCCGCTCATTCTTGTCTCTGTTGACCGGAAAACAAAAGCAAGTCAGTACATGAGCGGAAATTCTTTTGCTGTTAATATTTTGCGCACCGAGCAAAAGGAGTTATCGAACCATTTTGCCGGCAAGCCTAATCCGCAACTTTCCATTCCTTGGGCGGAGGGCGAATGCGCTCCGTACTTAGAAGGAAGCCTTGCTGTCATTGAATGCGCGCCTTGGCGGGAATATGACGGAGGGGACCACATCTTGTTTTTGGGAGAAGTAAAACGCTATACGTACGAAGACGGAGATGCCCTTGGCTTCTTCTGCGGACGTTATGTTGATGTGAAAAAACCGGAAGAGATGTGA
- a CDS encoding 4-oxalocrotonate tautomerase — translation MPLVQIHMLEGRTEEQKKQMIAEVAEAIARTLNAPKGNIRIAIYELPKSHWSVGGVTLDEKETLPKQ, via the coding sequence TTGCCACTCGTGCAAATTCACATGCTTGAAGGAAGAACAGAGGAACAAAAAAAGCAGATGATTGCCGAAGTTGCCGAGGCGATCGCCCGTACGCTAAATGCTCCGAAAGGAAATATTCGTATCGCGATTTACGAACTCCCGAAGTCGCATTGGAGTGTCGGGGGAGTCACTTTGGATGAAAAAGAAACGCTCCCGAAACAATGA
- a CDS encoding 2-keto-4-pentenoate hydratase, whose translation MENGKWDGIVRILEEAEKQRKAIPCLSLSHRFDIEEAYAIQEAWIAHKQKEGDRAVGYKMGLTSPAKMKQMNVSEPVYGTLLASMLVENGERLSYNSFIHPRVEAEVAFLLGRDLSGENVTEKEVLEATDHLMASIEIIDSRYENFRFTLADVVADNASSAKFVLGHRLVGAKKEEVATFGMTLRINGEVKATGTPANVLGHPARSVAMLAKMLARKGERLKAGDLVLTGGITEAIAVQPGDVVQASFAHLGDVQVVFE comes from the coding sequence TTGGAAAACGGAAAATGGGACGGAATTGTGAGGATCTTAGAGGAAGCGGAAAAGCAGCGCAAGGCGATCCCTTGTCTCAGTTTATCCCATCGCTTTGACATAGAGGAAGCCTATGCGATTCAAGAGGCATGGATAGCCCATAAACAAAAGGAAGGGGATCGTGCAGTCGGATATAAAATGGGGCTGACGAGCCCGGCTAAGATGAAACAAATGAACGTGTCGGAACCAGTATATGGAACATTGCTGGCCAGCATGTTAGTAGAAAATGGGGAACGTCTTTCCTACAATTCATTTATTCATCCGCGTGTTGAAGCAGAAGTGGCGTTTTTGCTAGGCAGAGACTTGAGCGGAGAGAATGTGACAGAGAAAGAAGTGTTAGAGGCGACAGACCATCTCATGGCGTCTATTGAAATTATTGATAGCCGCTATGAAAACTTTCGTTTTACGTTGGCGGATGTCGTTGCGGACAATGCTTCTTCAGCAAAATTTGTTCTTGGTCATCGCCTTGTTGGCGCAAAAAAGGAAGAAGTCGCAACTTTCGGAATGACGCTGCGCATTAATGGGGAAGTGAAAGCCACCGGGACCCCTGCCAATGTGTTAGGCCATCCTGCCCGTTCTGTCGCAATGCTGGCAAAAATGCTGGCCCGCAAAGGGGAGCGGCTAAAAGCGGGAGATTTAGTGCTTACCGGCGGAATTACAGAAGCGATCGCTGTTCAACCTGGGGATGTCGTGCAAGCCAGTTTTGCCCATTTGGGCGATGTGCAAGTTGTGTTTGAGTGA
- a CDS encoding 2-keto-4-pentenoate hydratase yields the protein MPSLEELAERLFRAEKTREGIDPLTTHIPSLTPEEAYQIQLINIRRKVDQGDRIVGKKIGLTSKAMQQLLGVNEPDYGHLLHTMEIKAGDRVPWEKLLQPKVEGEIAFILKKTLKGPGLTHLDVINAVDRVVPAIEIVDSRIRDWNIRLPDTIADNASSGLFLLGKEAIPLQDIDVTEIGMALYVNDTLVNTGTGAAALGNPLYSVAWLANFLGRFDIPLKAGEVVLSGALSAAVDVRPGDKVNVEFSGWETLSVQF from the coding sequence ATGCCTTCATTGGAAGAGTTGGCTGAACGTCTTTTTCGAGCGGAAAAAACGCGGGAAGGGATCGATCCCCTCACAACGCACATCCCTTCCTTGACACCGGAGGAAGCATATCAAATTCAACTGATCAATATCCGTCGCAAAGTCGATCAAGGCGATCGGATCGTCGGGAAAAAAATTGGGCTCACATCAAAAGCGATGCAGCAGCTTCTCGGAGTGAATGAACCCGATTATGGGCATTTGCTTCATACGATGGAAATCAAAGCGGGAGACCGTGTGCCGTGGGAAAAGCTCCTGCAGCCGAAAGTGGAAGGAGAAATTGCGTTCATTCTCAAAAAAACATTGAAAGGCCCTGGGCTGACGCATCTTGACGTCATCAACGCCGTCGATCGGGTTGTGCCGGCGATCGAGATTGTCGATAGCCGCATTCGCGATTGGAACATCCGGCTTCCTGATACGATCGCGGATAACGCTTCTTCGGGCTTGTTTCTTCTTGGGAAAGAAGCGATTCCGCTTCAAGACATCGATGTTACGGAAATCGGAATGGCGCTATATGTGAACGATACATTGGTGAATACGGGGACAGGCGCGGCGGCGCTCGGGAATCCTCTATACAGCGTCGCTTGGCTTGCCAATTTTCTCGGCCGGTTTGATATTCCGCTTAAGGCTGGAGAAGTCGTCCTTTCCGGTGCTTTATCGGCAGCGGTCGATGTCCGGCCAGGCGATAAGGTGAACGTCGAATTTTCTGGTTGGGAAACGCTGTCGGTTCAATTTTAG
- the dmpG gene encoding 4-hydroxy-2-oxovalerate aldolase yields MMKKKKVKITDVTLRDGMHAVKHQFSVDDVKEIASKLDALGVSHIEVTHGDGLGGSTIQYGFSKETEEDLLRAARESIKRAKLTALLLPGIGTAEDMARAKEIGVETIRIATHCTEADISEQHMGEAKRLGLEVVGFLMMSHMVSASTLVEEAKKMESYGADVVYIVDSAGAMLPEEAGEKVSALRQALSPNVEIGFHAHHNLGLSIANSFAAIDAGADRIDCSLAGLGAGAGNTPLEVFAAAADKRGIDTGLDIYSAMDAAEDIVKPKMIRPVQIDRVSLTMGYAGVYSSFLLHAFRAAEQFGVDARDILIELGKRKVVGGQEDMIVDVALEIKKKTANVTMM; encoded by the coding sequence ATGATGAAAAAGAAAAAAGTCAAAATCACGGATGTGACGCTGCGCGATGGGATGCACGCTGTCAAACACCAATTTTCCGTGGACGATGTCAAGGAAATTGCATCTAAACTTGATGCGTTAGGTGTCAGCCATATTGAAGTCACTCACGGGGACGGCTTGGGCGGATCGACGATTCAATACGGTTTTTCGAAAGAGACAGAAGAAGACTTGTTGCGGGCAGCGCGTGAGTCGATCAAACGTGCGAAACTGACCGCTCTTCTTCTCCCCGGCATCGGTACAGCCGAAGACATGGCCCGCGCGAAAGAAATCGGGGTTGAAACGATTCGGATCGCCACTCATTGCACAGAAGCGGATATTTCTGAACAACATATGGGGGAAGCGAAACGGTTGGGGTTGGAAGTTGTCGGGTTTTTAATGATGTCCCATATGGTTTCGGCAAGCACTCTTGTGGAAGAAGCGAAAAAGATGGAATCATATGGAGCTGATGTCGTTTATATCGTGGATTCTGCCGGTGCGATGCTTCCGGAAGAGGCAGGCGAAAAAGTCAGCGCTTTACGGCAAGCGTTGTCTCCCAACGTGGAAATCGGGTTTCACGCCCACCACAATCTCGGTCTTTCCATCGCCAACTCGTTTGCTGCGATCGACGCCGGGGCAGACCGCATCGACTGCAGCTTGGCTGGGCTTGGAGCAGGAGCCGGCAACACCCCTTTAGAAGTGTTCGCTGCGGCGGCTGATAAACGGGGCATTGATACCGGACTCGATATTTACAGTGCCATGGACGCCGCCGAAGACATTGTGAAACCGAAAATGATCCGCCCCGTGCAAATCGACCGGGTGAGTTTAACAATGGGATATGCGGGCGTTTATTCCAGCTTCCTTCTTCACGCTTTTCGCGCAGCAGAACAGTTTGGCGTTGATGCCCGCGATATTTTAATCGAGCTTGGCAAACGAAAAGTCGTCGGCGGCCAAGAGGATATGATTGTCGACGTCGCTTTGGAAATCAAAAAGAAAACAGCCAATGTCACGATGATGTGA
- a CDS encoding acetaldehyde dehydrogenase (acetylating), giving the protein MTAVKKLKAAIIGSGNIGTDLMYKLLRSPWVEPVWMIGIDPQSEGLKRAKEKGLETFDQGLKQAIDAGVHPDIVFDSTSAKAHVRHAKILQTLGIQTIDLTPAARGPYVCAAVNLHEHLDTLNVNMITCGGQATVPITYAVQRVTPVEYAEIVATVSSKSAGPGTRQNIDEFTVTTAKAHEVIGGAKKGKAIIILNPAEPPIMMRNTIYCQVGDVGKETEANIIKSIHDMVSYIQTYVPGYRLNRDILFRDGIVNVSIEVEGLGDFLPVYAGNLDIMTTAAVKVAEEMAKHRLAVVKNE; this is encoded by the coding sequence ATGACAGCCGTCAAAAAGCTGAAAGCCGCCATTATCGGGTCTGGGAACATTGGTACTGATCTTATGTATAAACTTTTGCGCAGCCCGTGGGTCGAGCCTGTCTGGATGATTGGCATCGATCCTCAATCCGAAGGTTTGAAGCGGGCGAAAGAGAAGGGATTGGAGACGTTTGATCAAGGGTTAAAACAAGCGATCGACGCCGGCGTGCATCCGGACATTGTATTTGATTCCACGAGCGCGAAAGCTCATGTGCGCCATGCAAAAATATTGCAGACTCTCGGTATCCAGACGATCGACCTTACCCCTGCAGCGCGTGGGCCTTACGTTTGTGCGGCCGTGAATCTTCATGAGCATCTGGATACGTTGAATGTCAACATGATTACATGCGGCGGCCAGGCGACAGTGCCGATCACCTATGCCGTGCAACGGGTCACCCCGGTCGAGTATGCCGAAATTGTTGCCACCGTCTCAAGCAAAAGCGCCGGGCCCGGCACGCGGCAAAACATTGATGAATTTACGGTAACGACAGCGAAAGCTCACGAAGTGATCGGCGGAGCCAAAAAAGGAAAAGCGATCATCATTCTCAACCCGGCCGAACCGCCGATTATGATGCGCAACACGATTTACTGCCAAGTGGGAGATGTCGGCAAAGAAACGGAAGCGAACATCATCAAATCCATCCATGATATGGTGTCTTATATTCAAACGTACGTACCGGGTTACCGCCTCAATCGGGATATTCTTTTCCGCGACGGTATCGTCAACGTGTCGATTGAAGTAGAGGGGCTTGGCGATTTTCTTCCTGTGTACGCTGGAAATTTGGACATCATGACGACAGCAGCGGTGAAAGTGGCAGAAGAGATGGCTAAACATCGTCTCGCCGTAGTGAAAAACGAGTAG
- a CDS encoding aldehyde dehydrogenase yields MGFTFHCRHFINGQFVESGERFTNINPATEEELGWVAEGGREEIDRAVQAAKRALKGEWGKYSIHDRIAVIRRIGDLILERKEEFARLESLDTGKPYSLSAHLDIPRAAYNFHFFADYLHSVGTESYQMDSGQFHYAIRRPVGVVGLINPWNLPLLLLTWKMAPALAMGNTIVAKPAELTPMTATLLAEVMKDAGLPDGVVNIVHGFGPHSAGQFLTEHPDVNAISFTGETHTGKTIMAAAAKSLKRLSFELGGKNPNIIFSDADLDDVIETTIKSSFSNQGEVCLAGSRIYVQRPIYNQFLERFVERTKQLVVGDPFDSKTDVGALISKEHLERVSGYLDIARSEGRILVGGKRPQGLEKGYYLEPTIIVDVDDQCRVVKEEIFGPVACVLPFDTEEEVIARANDSDYGLSATIWTSDLKRAHRVAHQIESGVVWVNTWFLRDLRTPFGGMKHSGIGREGGAHSIDFYSELTNITVKL; encoded by the coding sequence GTGGGGTTCACCTTCCATTGCCGTCACTTTATTAATGGCCAGTTCGTTGAGTCAGGGGAGCGGTTTACGAACATCAATCCCGCAACCGAAGAGGAGCTCGGTTGGGTTGCCGAGGGGGGGAGGGAAGAAATTGACCGTGCCGTACAAGCGGCCAAACGCGCGTTGAAAGGGGAATGGGGCAAATATTCCATTCATGACCGCATCGCTGTCATTCGACGGATTGGCGACCTCATTTTAGAGCGAAAAGAAGAGTTTGCTAGATTGGAATCTCTCGATACAGGGAAACCTTACTCGTTGTCCGCTCATCTCGACATTCCGCGGGCGGCGTACAACTTTCACTTTTTTGCCGATTATCTTCACTCTGTGGGGACGGAATCGTACCAGATGGATTCAGGCCAGTTTCATTATGCGATCCGCCGGCCGGTAGGCGTCGTCGGGCTAATCAACCCGTGGAATTTGCCGTTGCTTTTGCTTACTTGGAAAATGGCTCCAGCTCTCGCTATGGGGAACACGATCGTTGCGAAGCCGGCAGAGTTGACGCCGATGACAGCGACCCTGCTTGCGGAAGTGATGAAGGATGCCGGATTGCCGGATGGAGTCGTCAATATTGTTCACGGCTTCGGTCCTCATTCGGCAGGCCAGTTTTTGACAGAGCATCCGGATGTCAATGCCATTTCATTTACCGGGGAGACCCATACAGGAAAAACGATCATGGCTGCAGCGGCAAAGTCATTGAAACGTCTGTCATTTGAACTAGGGGGGAAAAACCCGAACATCATCTTTAGCGATGCGGATTTAGATGATGTGATCGAAACAACGATCAAATCTAGTTTTTCCAATCAAGGGGAAGTATGCTTAGCGGGATCGCGCATTTACGTACAACGTCCGATTTATAACCAATTTCTTGAACGGTTTGTGGAACGGACGAAGCAGCTTGTCGTCGGCGATCCGTTTGATTCGAAAACAGATGTAGGCGCCTTAATTAGCAAGGAGCATTTGGAACGTGTATCCGGCTATTTAGACATCGCCCGCAGCGAAGGGCGCATCCTAGTGGGAGGAAAGCGTCCGCAAGGCCTTGAAAAAGGCTATTACTTGGAGCCGACCATTATTGTGGATGTCGATGACCAATGCCGCGTAGTCAAAGAAGAAATCTTTGGTCCTGTGGCGTGCGTCCTTCCGTTCGACACAGAAGAAGAAGTCATCGCCCGGGCTAATGACAGCGACTATGGATTGAGTGCGACGATTTGGACGAGTGACCTAAAACGAGCGCATCGCGTCGCCCATCAGATCGAATCTGGGGTCGTTTGGGTCAATACATGGTTTTTGCGCGATTTACGCACCCCGTTTGGCGGGATGAAACATAGCGGCATCGGACGAGAAGGGGGAGCACATAGCATCGATTTTTATTCCGAACTGACCAACATTACAGTCAAACTTTAA
- a CDS encoding alpha/beta fold hydrolase, with the protein MHEAGPKGKETILFIHGSGPGATAFSNWQHALPFFSEHGFYSIAPDLIGFGKSEKPDSPPQGTRAWLKIWIEQLKQLLDALHIERTHVVGNSLGGAVALHLVLHIPERINRVTLMGPVGAPFPITTELDRIWGFYEDASKETMMQIIRWFAYDDQFLRDQLSEIAEMRLASALQPEIRRSYEAMFPSPRQQHVDDLVVPAASLRRIEQPVLLIHGREDPIIPVETSHYLAQHLPNMKLAIFGQCSHWTQIEHRHAFHQLVLQFFTNKI; encoded by the coding sequence TTGCATGAAGCTGGTCCGAAAGGAAAAGAGACTATTCTTTTCATTCACGGTTCCGGACCTGGAGCAACGGCGTTTTCCAATTGGCAACATGCGCTTCCGTTTTTTAGCGAGCATGGTTTTTATAGCATCGCTCCCGATTTGATCGGTTTTGGAAAAAGTGAGAAGCCTGATTCTCCTCCACAAGGGACACGGGCTTGGTTGAAAATATGGATTGAACAATTGAAACAACTGTTGGATGCTTTACACATTGAGCGGACGCATGTGGTAGGAAATTCGTTAGGAGGAGCTGTTGCCCTTCATTTAGTGCTTCATATTCCTGAACGGATCAATCGCGTGACACTCATGGGTCCGGTCGGCGCGCCATTTCCAATTACGACAGAGTTAGATCGCATTTGGGGCTTTTACGAAGATGCTTCGAAAGAAACTATGATGCAAATCATTCGTTGGTTTGCCTATGACGATCAATTTTTGCGGGATCAATTAAGCGAGATTGCCGAAATGCGGTTAGCCTCAGCCCTTCAACCCGAAATTCGCCGTTCATATGAAGCTATGTTTCCGTCTCCGCGGCAACAACATGTCGATGATTTAGTCGTCCCAGCCGCATCCTTACGGCGAATCGAGCAGCCAGTTTTACTCATCCATGGACGCGAAGATCCAATTATTCCAGTTGAAACGAGCCATTACTTAGCACAACATTTGCCAAACATGAAACTAGCCATTTTTGGCCAATGCAGCCACTGGACACAAATTGAACATCGCCATGCGTTTCACCAGCTCGTTCTCCAATTTTTCACCAATAAAATCTAA